The Molothrus aeneus isolate 106 chromosome 31, BPBGC_Maene_1.0, whole genome shotgun sequence genome includes a window with the following:
- the SEMA4A gene encoding semaphorin-4A, whose product MVVGPSWGAALPPPAMPAALRLLCGVVVPAALLCAEPLPRLAFPSGDPRRTLTHFSQDNVSHYDIFLLDESEEELYVGARDWLLALTVGTPGSIRAKASIKWGPTDEKTSKCAFKKKSQETECFNFIRVLVALNQTHLYACGTYAFSPACTYIHLESFTLTSGRGQSFLDGKGQCPFDPQHTYTALLVDGELYAGTMNNFQGNEPIISRSLGTRTLLKTDDFLRWLSADAAFVASFSLPRDDKVYFFFEETAEEFDFFERLLVPRVARVCKSDVGGDKVLQKKWTTFLKAQLECSEPGHFPFNVIHHAFALPCNDSDGDGCADFYAVFTSQWQAGRAGSAAVCAYRQEDLEEVFEGKYKELNKESSRWTVYSGPDMSPRPGSCSMGASSDMALSFMKNHFLMDGKVSPLHGQPLLVKSDVTYTRITVHETHGVLGTKYRVMFLATDKGLLHKAVELPESAHIVESIQLFAAPEPVKNLLLAPGKGILYVGYSRGVLQVPLANCSLHQSCAECVLARDPYCAWHSPGGACLPAHLASENKSEWLQDVESGRPDAMCHRGRSAAMPRSWGAPEDPAVQGLSPPLNAVVQLPCPRRSALATYSWQQPGSAQGHTVVQPDHTLVVIMQQGMEGTYTCQATENGYTWTVARYQLRDSGPAQLGQESSLPRSYWSQFVTVTVLLAVTLAGAACLALMAYRDQLRARSKVRGCSTPHSPPSRQREKVPLNGGAGEPPAPGAATEEEEEDEGSQACCLQLGGDVDVDNNRLHVPAGDTA is encoded by the exons ATGGTGGTGGGACCCTCCTGGGGCGCAGCCCTGCCGCCCCCAGCCATGCCCGCCGCCCTCCGCCTGCTCTGCGGGGTGGTGGTGCcggctgccctgctctgcgcCGAGCCCCTGCCCCGCCTCGCCTTCCCCAGCG gggacCCCCGGCGGACCCTCACCCACTTCAGCCAGGACAACGTGTCCCACTACGACATCTTCCTCCTGGATGAGAGCGAGGAGGAGCTCTACGTGGGGGCACGCGACTGGCTGCTGGCCCTCACCGTTGGCACCCCCGGCAGCATCCGTGCCAAAGCCTcg ATAAAGTGGGGACCCACAGATGAGAAAACATCTAAATGTGCTTTTAAGAAGAAGAGCCAAGAG ACTGAGTGCTTCAACTTCATCCGAGTCCTGGTGGCCCTGAACCAGACCCACCTCTACGCCTGTGGGACCTACGCCTTCAGCCCTGCATGCACCTACATT CACCTGGAAAGCTTCACACTGACCAGTGGCAGAGGACAGTCCTTCCTGGACGGGAAGGGCCAGTGCCCCTTCGATCCCCAGCACACTTACACGGCCCTGCTGGTGG ATGGAGAGCTCTATGCTGGCACCATGAACAACTTCCAGGGCAACGAGCCCATCATCTCCCGCTCGCTGGGCACCCGCACCCTGCTCAAGACAGACGACTTCCTTCGCTGGCTCTCgg ccGACGCCGCCTTCGTGGCCTCCTTCAGCCTCCCTCGGGATGACAAGGTCTACTTCTTCTTCGAGGAGACAGCGGAGGAGTTTGACTTCTTTGAGAGGCTCCTGGTGCCACGGGTGGCCCGTGTCTGCAAG AGCGATGTAGGGGGGGACAAGGTGCTGCAGAAGAAGTGGACAACTTTCCTGAAGGCACAGCTGGAGTGCTCCGAGCCCGGCCACTTCCCCTTCAACGTCATCCACCACGCCTTTGCTCTGCCCTGCAACGACAGCGACGGTGACGGCTGCGCCGATTTCTACGCGGTGTTCACCTCACAGTG gcaggcgggcagggcgggcagcgccgccgTCTGTGCCTACAGACAGGAGGATCTGGAGGAGGTCTTCGAGGGCAAGTACAAGGAGCTGAACAAGGAGAGCTCTCGCTGGACCGTCTACAGTGGGCCTGACATGAGTCCCCGGCCTGGCAGT TGCTCCATGGGTGCCTCCTCAGACATGGCCCTCAGCTTCATGAAGAACCATTTCCTGATGGACGGGAAGGTGTCACCCCTCCATGGGCAGCCTCTCCTGGTGAAGTCTGATGTCACCTACACGCGCATCACGGTGCACGAGACTCACGGCGTGCTGGGCACCAAGTACCGTGTCATGTTCCTGGCCACAG ACAAAGGTCTCCTGCACAAGGCAGTGGAGCTGCCTGAGAGTGCCCACATCGTGGAGAGCATCCAGCTCTTTGCAGCGCCAGAGCCGGTGAAgaacctgctgctggcaccagggaaG ggcaTCCTCTACGTGGGCTACTCCAGAGGCGTCCTGCAGGTCCCGCTGGCCAACTGCAGCCTGCACCAGAGCTGTGCCGAGTGCGTGCTGGCACGGGACCCCTACTGCgcctggcacagccccgggggcgcctgcctgcctgcccaccTGGCCAGCGAGAACAA gagtgAGTGGCTGCAGGATGTTGAGAGCGGAAGACCGGACGCCATGTGCCACCGCGGGAGGAGCGCGGCCATGCCCCGCTCCTGGGGGGCACCGGAGGATCCCGCTGTGCAGG GGCTCAGCCCCCCGCTGAACGCCGTGGTCCAGCTGCCGTGCCCTCGCCGCTCCGCCCTGGCCACctacagctggcagcagcctggcagtgcccaggggcacacGGTGGTGCAGCCTGACCACACTCTGGTGGTCATCATGCAGCAGGGAATGGAGGGCACCTACACCTGCCAGGCCACAGAGAACGGCTACACCTGGACCGTGGCTCGCTACCAGCTCAGGGACTCTGGCCCGGCCCAGCTGGGCCAGGAGAGCTCGCTCCCCCGCTCGTACTGGTCCCAGTTTGTCACGGTGACGGTGCTGCTGGCCGTGACGCTGGCCGGGGCCGCCTGCCTGGCCCTCATGGCCTACCGGGACCAGCTGAGAGCTCGCAGCAaggtgaggggctgcagcacgCCCCACAGCCCCCCGTCACGCCAGAGGGAGAAGGTGCCCCTCAACGGGGGCGCCGGGGAGCCCCCGGCACCCGGAGCTGccactgaggaggaggaggaggacgaagGCTCCCAGGCGTGCTGCCTCCAGCTCGGTGGGGACGTCGACGTGGACAACAACAGGCTGCATGTGCCGGCAGGGGACACAGCGTGA
- the SLC25A44 gene encoding solute carrier family 25 member 44, with protein MEDKRNIPIIEWEHLDKRKFYVFGICMTMMIRVSVYPFTLIRTRLQVQKGKSLYNGTFDAFVKILRTEGTAGLYRGFLVNTFTLISGQCYVTTYELTRKYVSRYNNNNAVKSLVAGGSASLVAQSITVPIDVVSQHLMMQRKGESMGRFKVQNQDGKRLLVFGQTKDIIVQIFKADGLRGFYRGYVASLLTYIPNSAVWWPFYHFYAEQLSSLTPKDCPHLLLQAISGPLAAATASTLTNPMDVVRARVQVEGKSSIVLTFKQLIAEEGPWGLTKGLSARIISATPSTIVIVVGYETLKKLSLRPELVDSRHW; from the exons atggagGACAAACGCAACATCCCCATCATCGAGTGGGAGCACCTGGACAAAAGGAAATTCTACGTGTTTGGCATTTGCATGACCATGATGATCCGGGTGAGCGTTTACCCCTTCACGCTCATCCGGACGCGGCTGCAGGTTCAGAAGGGCAAGAGCCTCTACAACGGGACCTTCGATGCCTTTGTGAAAATCCTGCGGACAGAAGGGACGGCGGGGCTGTACCGAGGCTTCCTGGTGAACACCTTCACGCTGATCTCAGGGCAGTGCTACGTCACCACCTACGAGCTGACGCGCAAATACGTCTCGCGCTACAACAACAACAACGCCGTCAAATCCCTGGTGGCCGGAGGCTCGGCCTCCCTGGTGGCCCAGAGCATCACAGTGCCCATCGATGTCGTCTCCCAGCACCTCATGAtgcagaggaaaggggaaagcaTGGGCAGGTTCAAGGTGCAGAACCAAGATGGCAAACGTCTGCTGGTCTTTGGCCAAACCAAGGATATCATTGTACAGATTTTCAAGGCTGACGGTTTGAGAGGTTTCTACCGGGGTTATGTGGCCTCGCTGCTCACTTATATTCCCAACAGTGCGGTCTGGTGGCCCTTCTACCACTTCTATGCTG AACAGCTTTCGAGTTTGACTCCTAAAGACTGTCCCCACCTCCTTCTGCAGGCGATTTCGGGGCCCCttgcagctgccacagcctcCACTCTCACCAACCCCATGGATGTGGTGAGGGCTCGGGTCCAG GTGGAAGGCAAGAGCTCCATCGTtctcaccttcaaacagctcattGCAGAGGAAGGTCCCTGGGGGCTGACTAAAGGCCTCTCTGCCCGCATCATTTCAGCCACTCCTTCCACCATCGTCATCGTGGTGGGCTATGAAACGCTGAAGAAGCTGAGCCTGCGCCCAGAGCTGGTGGACTCAAGGCACTGGTAG